A single window of Coturnix japonica isolate 7356 chromosome 17, Coturnix japonica 2.1, whole genome shotgun sequence DNA harbors:
- the LOC107321667 gene encoding ectonucleoside triphosphate diphosphohydrolase 8-like yields MRPVLAVLAVLVTAALLLVLTAKRDRPVRKKFGLVFDAGSTHTALYVYQWPADKENGTGIVSQVESCTVNGSGISSYADNPAEAGASLKPCLAKAMTIIPVEQQRETPTYLGATAGMRLLREQNSTKAEQVFAEVSKAIREYPVDFRGAQILTGNEEGAFGWITVNYLMETLIKYSFAGEWTHPPVENVVGALDLGGASTQITFLPGTTTDDENTRALLRLYGTNHSVYTHSYLCYGLKEVLKRLLASLHQDSLYAQQISQPCYPKGYQENITIAAIYDSPCVPIPSMLSPAQVLTVTGTGNPATCCAAILKLFNFTCGANRTCGFDGVYQPPVRGQFFAFSAFYYNLHFLNLTEEPSLSSVNDTLWKFCSRNWMTLQKEFPTRNKTHLRDSCAASSYILTLLLQGYKFDNRTWHNIHFRKQVSNVDVGWTLGYMLNLTNMIPSETPQKVVLLPKSRWIAATVILAITVILIFCLIAAICYWKDSSGYESL; encoded by the exons ATGCGGCCCGTGCTGGCCGTGCTGGCCGTGCTGGTGACCGCCGCGCTCCTCCTGGTGCTGACCGCGAAACGGGACCGTCCCGTCCGGAAGAAA TTCGGGCTGGTGTTCGATGCCGGCTCCACGCACACGGCGCTCTACGTCTACCAGTGGCCGGCAGACAAGGAGAACGGCACGGGCATCGTCTCCCAGGTGGAGTCCTGCACTGTGAACG GATCTGGCATTTCCAGCTATGCAGATAACCCCGCTGAGGCTGGAGCCAGCCTGAAGCCCTGCCTGGCCAAGGCCATGACAATCATCCCTGTAGAGCAGCAGCGGGAGACACCCACCTACCTGGGGGCCACAGCGGGCATGAGGCTGCTCAG GGAGCAGAACAGCACAAAAGCTGAGCAGGTCTTTGCTGAGGTCAGCAAGGCCATTCGTGAGTACCCTGTGGACTTCCGTGGAGCTCAGATCCTCACTGGGAATGAGGAGGGTGCCTTTGGCTGGATCACCGTCAACTACCTGATGGAGACACTTATCAAG TACTCCTTCGCAGGTGAGTGGACCCACCCTCCAGTGGAGAATGTTGTCGGAGCTCTGGACCTCGGTGGGGCTTCAACCCAGATCACATTTCTACCTGGGACCACAACTGATGACGAGAACACGAGAGCCCTCCTCAGGCTATATGGGACCAACCATTCAGTTTACACCCACAGCTACCTCTGCTATGGACTGAAGGAAGTCCTGAAGAGGCTCTTGGCATCTTTACACCAG GACAGCTTGTATGCCCAGCAGATATCACAGCCCTGCTACCCCAAGGGATACCAGGAGAACATCACCATAGCAGCGATCTATGACAGTCCCTGTGTCCCCATTCCAAGCatgctcagccctgcacaggTCCTCACGGTGACAGGGACAGGGAACCCTGCGACGTGCTGCGCTGCCATCCTGAAGCTCTTCAACTTCACCTGCGGGGCCAACAGGACGTGTGGGTTCGACGGGGTCTATCAGCCGCCCGTACGGGGACAGTTCTTT GCTTTTTCAGCGTTTTATTACAACCTGCACTTCCTGAACCTGACTGAAGAGCCGTCCCTGAGTTCCGTTAATGACACTCTCTGGAAATTCTGCTCCAGAAATTGGATGACG TTGCAGAAGGAGTTTCCCACCAGGAACAAGACCCACCTCCGTGACTCCTGTGCAGCCAGCTCCTACATCCTCACCCTCCTGCTGCAAGGCTACAAGTTCGACAACAGGACGTGGCACAACATCCACTTCCGAAAGCAG GTCTCAAATGTGGATGTTGGCTGGACTCTGGGCTATATGCTCAATCTCACCAACATGATTCCCTCAGAGACCCCCCAGAAAGTTGTATTGCTCCCCAAAAGCAGATGGATAGCAGCCACAGTCATACTTGCCATCACAGTCATTCTCATCTTCTGCCTGATCGCAGCCATATGTTACTGGAAGGACTCCTCTGGCTATGAGAGCCTCTAG
- the LOC107321669 gene encoding ectonucleoside triphosphate diphosphohydrolase 8-like, with translation MMFINKKLFSTALLGLLVTLSIIALILSLVRVEDVTLPPTIQYGMVFDAGSSHTSLFVYEWDSDKQNNTGVVSQTLSCDVQGPGISSYAEDPPKAGASLRECLDEALKVIPAAKQRDVSVYFGATAGMRLLREQNSSAADQVLAEIAKTIQEYPVAFCGAQIITGEEEGAYGWITINYLLESFTKYSPKAHTWVHPEAANSFGALDLGGASTQISFAPKGSVIKWNETSTFTLYGYNYNIYTHSYICYGQNEMWKRLAKELIVESSSSTLVEHPCYPKDYKETISLSSFRTSPCTNQSDPRLPLDDRNVTLEGRSNSSECLVAIKKLFNFSACGQSQDCSFDGIYQPPVSGQFFAFSAFYYNFKFLNLTEGQSLATVRDTIERFCARTWEDLSSSYPEENPERLPKYCANANYILTLLLDAYKFNETSWNNIFFQMKVGSTNVGWTLGYMLNLTNMIPAEAPVRVKGHTPSLWAAAVAFITLTLALGLVALVVLLWT, from the exons ATGATGTTCATTAACAAGAAGCTCTTCAGCACTGCCTTGCTCGGGCTGCTGGTCACACTGTCCATCATCGCCCTCATCCTCAGCCTGGTGAGGGTTGAAGATGTCACCCTGCCACCCACAATCCAG TACGGGATGGTGTTTGATGCAGGCTCATCCCACACCTCTCTGTTTGTCTACGAGTGGGACTCGGACAAGCAGAACAACACCGGTGTGGTCAGCCAGACCTTGTCCTGTGATGTCCAGG GGCCAGGCATATCAAGCTATGCCGAAGATCCCCCGAAAGCTGGTGCTTCCCTAAGAGAGTGCCTGGATGAAGCCCTGAAGGTCATTCCTGCTGCAAAACAGAGGGATGTCTCAGTTTACTTTGGAGCGACAGCTGGCATGAGGCTATTGAG GGAACagaacagctcagctgcagaCCAAGTCCTGGCTGAAATCGCTAAAACCATACAAGAGTATCCTGTGGCTTTCTGTGGGGCTCAGATCATTacaggagaagaggagggagcTTATGGTTGGATCACCATCAACTACCTGCTGGAGTCCTTCACCAAG TACTCCCCAAAAGCACACACGTGGGTCCATCCAGAGGCAGCCAACAGTTTTGGGGCTCTGGACCTTGGAGGAGCATCAACTCAGATCAGCTTTGCCCCCAAAGGTTCAGTCATAAAATGGAACGAAACCTCCACATTCACGCTGTATGGATACAACTACAACATCTACACTCACAGCTACATCTGCTATGGGCAGAACGAGATGTGGAAGCGCCTGGCAAAGGAGTTAATTGTG GAGTCGTCCTCCAGCACACTAGTTGAACACCCTTGCTACCCCAAAGACTACAAGGAAACCATCTCGCTGTCTTCCTTCCGCACCAGCCCCTGCACCAACCAGAGTGACCCACGTCTGCCTCTTGATGACAGAAATGTGACCCTGGAGGGCAGGAGCAACAGCAGCGAGTGTTTGGTTGCCATCAAGAAGCTCTTCAACTTCTCGGCATGTGGACAGAGCCAGGACTGCTCCTTCGATGGCATCTACCAGCCCCCCGTCAGCGGGCAGTTCTTT gccttttctgctttttactaCAACTTCAAGTTTCTCAACCTGACCGAGGGACAGTCGCTGGCCACCGTCAGGGACACCATTGAGCGATTCTGTGCAAGAACCTGGGAGGAT CTGTCTTCCAGTTACCCTGAGGAGAATCCTGAGCGACTGCCTAAATACTGCGCCAACGCCAACTACATCCTCACACTCCTCCTCGATGCCTACAAGTTCAATGAGACCAGCTGGAACAACATCTTCTTCCAGATGAAG GTGGGGAGCACCAACGTGGGCTGGACTCTTGGCTACATGCTGAACCTCACCAACATGATCCCAGCGGAGGCTCCAGTGCGGGTGAAGGGACACACACCCTCCCTGTGGGCTGCAGCCGTTGCCTTCATCACCCTCACCTTGGCTTTGGGGCTTGTTGCTCTGGTTGTGCTTTTGTGGACGTAG